A stretch of the Dichotomicrobium thermohalophilum genome encodes the following:
- a CDS encoding DsbA family protein has protein sequence MIGSRMLLGGAPRVVSTLAVLGFAAFLTACAGGQVSQPQTLEAMIAAGGGPTLEMLKKPGPLPERTMGNPDAPVTVIEYASLTCPYCRRFHADVFPRFKRNYIDTGKVHFIYREFPIGRSAGTAAIAARCVADEHYFAANWKFLAEQRKWVSQEVRPDAIYKIVQEFGLDRAAFDTCLENQTIIDGLKQVKERGRDLGVSATPTIFVNTEKRRGGVSYEDLVKLIEAANEAAPQG, from the coding sequence ATGATCGGGTCCAGGATGTTGCTGGGCGGCGCGCCGCGCGTCGTCAGCACTCTCGCGGTTTTGGGCTTCGCGGCCTTCCTTACGGCTTGCGCCGGCGGACAGGTCAGTCAGCCGCAGACGCTGGAGGCGATGATCGCCGCTGGCGGCGGGCCGACGCTGGAGATGCTGAAGAAGCCCGGACCGCTTCCCGAGCGCACCATGGGCAACCCGGACGCGCCCGTCACGGTGATCGAATACGCCTCGCTCACCTGCCCCTACTGCCGGCGGTTCCATGCCGATGTCTTCCCGCGCTTCAAGCGCAATTACATCGACACGGGCAAGGTGCATTTCATCTACCGCGAATTCCCCATCGGGCGCAGTGCGGGCACCGCGGCAATCGCCGCCCGTTGCGTTGCCGACGAGCACTATTTCGCCGCCAATTGGAAGTTTCTCGCGGAGCAGCGCAAATGGGTCTCGCAGGAAGTCCGGCCCGACGCGATCTATAAAATTGTGCAAGAGTTCGGCCTCGACCGCGCCGCCTTTGACACCTGCCTGGAGAATCAAACGATAATTGATGGCCTGAAACAGGTGAAGGAGCGCGGGCGCGATCTGGGGGTTTCCGCCACGCCGACGATCTTCGTCAATACGGAGAAGCGCCGGGGTGGGGTCAGCTACGAGGATCTGG
- a CDS encoding DsbA family protein, protein MTKSRSKAQFVFRPAVAVAGLSVLGVIMLSALHEVSAPGVIAREAGKAQTEAMTTELATPAANESATAAQTETPEPAAPADSESGTAGQSDAPEPAAEEPTRVAEAQTNASEADASGQKLDDIVLGDPEAPVTVIEYASMTCPHCASFHTETLPDLKEQYIDTGKVKFILREFPLDNLAAAASLLARCVEEDKFYDFVDVLFEKQSQWANADDPLQELRQISKVAGFTEARFNSCLRDQEKLDYIQQVRDTGNHKYDIRSTPTLIVNGQKLEGNQSISALQQVIDPMLDDAEES, encoded by the coding sequence ATGACCAAGTCCCGTTCCAAGGCGCAGTTCGTCTTCCGCCCGGCTGTCGCGGTGGCAGGCTTGTCAGTGTTGGGCGTGATCATGCTCAGCGCCCTGCACGAGGTTTCCGCCCCCGGCGTGATCGCCCGCGAGGCCGGCAAGGCGCAGACCGAAGCCATGACCACCGAGCTGGCTACGCCGGCGGCAAACGAGAGCGCGACAGCAGCTCAGACGGAAACGCCGGAGCCGGCAGCCCCCGCGGACAGCGAAAGCGGCACCGCGGGTCAGTCGGACGCCCCGGAGCCGGCGGCCGAAGAGCCGACCCGCGTCGCCGAAGCCCAGACCAACGCATCCGAAGCCGACGCAAGCGGGCAAAAGCTGGACGACATCGTCCTGGGTGATCCCGAGGCGCCGGTCACCGTGATTGAATACGCCTCGATGACCTGTCCGCACTGCGCGTCCTTCCACACGGAGACGCTGCCGGACCTCAAGGAGCAGTATATCGACACCGGAAAGGTGAAGTTCATCCTGCGCGAGTTCCCGCTGGACAATCTGGCGGCGGCGGCGTCACTGCTGGCGCGCTGCGTCGAAGAGGACAAGTTTTACGATTTCGTGGACGTGCTGTTCGAAAAGCAGTCGCAATGGGCGAACGCCGACGATCCGCTGCAGGAGCTACGTCAGATTTCCAAGGTGGCCGGCTTCACCGAAGCGCGGTTCAATAGCTGCCTGCGCGATCAGGAAAAGCTCGACTACATCCAGCAGGTGCGGGATACCGGGAACCACAAGTATGACATTCGCTCCACGCCGACACTGATCGTCAACGGGCAGAAGCTGGAGGGCAACCAGTCGATCTCGGCGCTGCAGCAGGTGATCGACCCGATGCTGGACGACGCCGAGGAAAGCTGA
- a CDS encoding DUF721 domain-containing protein: MAQTTADTATKRRGKRAPSPNFTPDSRVGYSAPKPAGAFTPSLTRPAFEKYGFPAAALLTDWAGIAGPELASYTAPERLKWPRQPEAPEEARGQSAATLVLRVEGPRAIELQHRLPQLIERINSYFGFRAVAQIRLYQAPLDHPRESQLPPPKIAPRPDRRGLVKRIQNPRLRTALSRIAAAIDA, translated from the coding sequence ATGGCGCAAACGACGGCGGACACGGCGACAAAGCGGCGCGGCAAGCGCGCGCCCTCGCCCAACTTCACGCCCGATTCACGTGTTGGATACAGCGCCCCGAAACCCGCCGGCGCATTCACGCCGAGCCTGACGCGTCCCGCCTTCGAGAAGTACGGCTTTCCCGCTGCGGCGCTGCTCACCGATTGGGCCGGGATCGCCGGGCCCGAGCTTGCCAGCTATACAGCGCCGGAGCGTCTCAAGTGGCCCCGCCAGCCGGAGGCGCCGGAAGAAGCCCGCGGCCAGTCAGCGGCCACACTCGTCCTGCGCGTCGAGGGCCCACGTGCCATCGAATTGCAGCACCGTCTGCCCCAGCTCATCGAGCGGATCAACAGCTATTTCGGCTTTCGCGCTGTCGCGCAGATAAGGCTCTATCAGGCGCCGCTGGATCACCCGCGCGAGAGCCAGCTGCCGCCGCCGAAAATCGCGCCGCGTCCCGACCGCCGCGGCCTCGTCAAGCGCATTCAGAATCCGCGTCTGCGCACCGCGTTGTCGCGCATTGCCGCCGCCATCGACGCCTGA
- the mutY gene encoding A/G-specific adenine glycosylase, with protein MQLAQSGAVDIAEDLLAWYDVARRDLPWRAPPGQRADPYHVWLSEMMLQQTTVKAVAPYYRAFLARWPRIEDMARAPVEDVLAAWAGLGYYARARNMHKTARIVADELGGRFPRTAGELVKLPGIGPYTAAAIAAIAFDEPATVVDGNVERVVARLFAVRERLPGAKPKLRSLAETLTPRHRPGDFAQAMMDLGATICTPRTPACSRCPLRADCQGLAEGVAATLPLRAPKAERPQRRGAAFVARRPDDHVLLRRRPEKGLLGGMMEPPTTEWRTETRSETALLGEAPVAADWRRVLAPVTHTFTHFHLMLDVYTADVPADTPAPDACRWVAAGDLPEEALPSVMRKVLAAASESLVARG; from the coding sequence GTGCAGTTGGCGCAGTCAGGGGCGGTGGATATCGCGGAAGATTTGCTCGCCTGGTACGACGTGGCGCGGCGTGATCTGCCGTGGCGGGCACCGCCTGGACAGCGGGCCGATCCTTATCATGTCTGGCTGTCGGAGATGATGCTCCAGCAGACAACGGTGAAGGCCGTGGCGCCTTATTACCGGGCATTTCTGGCGCGCTGGCCGCGCATCGAGGACATGGCGCGTGCGCCGGTCGAGGACGTGCTCGCCGCCTGGGCGGGGCTGGGGTACTACGCCCGCGCGCGCAACATGCACAAGACGGCGCGGATCGTGGCGGATGAGCTTGGCGGGCGGTTTCCCCGCACGGCGGGCGAACTGGTCAAGCTGCCGGGGATCGGACCATACACGGCGGCCGCGATCGCCGCGATCGCGTTCGATGAGCCAGCGACGGTTGTCGACGGGAACGTGGAGCGCGTCGTCGCACGGCTGTTCGCGGTGCGCGAACGGCTGCCCGGCGCCAAGCCGAAGCTGCGCTCGCTGGCGGAGACGCTGACCCCGAGGCACCGGCCGGGTGATTTCGCGCAGGCGATGATGGATCTCGGCGCGACGATCTGCACGCCGCGCACGCCGGCCTGTTCGCGCTGTCCGCTGCGCGCGGATTGTCAGGGCCTTGCGGAAGGCGTGGCTGCCACGTTGCCCCTGCGCGCGCCCAAGGCCGAGCGCCCGCAACGCCGGGGCGCGGCCTTCGTGGCGCGGCGCCCTGACGATCACGTGCTGCTGCGCCGCCGTCCGGAGAAGGGGCTGCTCGGCGGGATGATGGAGCCGCCGACCACCGAGTGGCGCACCGAAACGCGCTCAGAGACCGCGCTGCTTGGTGAAGCGCCCGTGGCTGCTGACTGGCGCCGGGTGCTTGCACCCGTGACGCACACTTTCACGCATTTCCACCTGATGCTCGACGTCTACACGGCCGATGTTCCTGCCGACACGCCAGCGCCGGACGCGTGCCGCTGGGTTGCCGCGGGCGATCTGCCGGAAGAGGCGCTTCCCAGCGTCATGCGCAAGGTGCTCGCCGCCGCAAGTGAAAGCCTCGTGGCGCGCGGCTAG
- a CDS encoding BolA family protein has translation MSVEESMRQHLTEAFSPTVLRIENDSARHAGHAAMRAADPVAPGETHFIVHIVSEAFEGKSRLERHRMVNDALKAELAGPVHALNIKAQAPSEV, from the coding sequence ATGTCCGTCGAGGAATCCATGCGCCAGCATTTGACCGAGGCGTTTTCGCCCACCGTGTTGCGCATCGAAAACGACTCTGCGCGTCACGCCGGCCATGCCGCGATGCGCGCCGCCGACCCCGTCGCACCCGGCGAAACGCATTTCATCGTTCATATCGTCTCCGAGGCGTTCGAAGGCAAGTCCCGCTTGGAGCGGCACCGAATGGTGAATGACGCGCTGAAGGCCGAACTCGCAGGGCCGGTGCACGCGCTGAACATCAAGGCGCAGGCGCCGTCGGAAGTCTAG
- a CDS encoding J domain-containing protein, producing the protein MKLDSPYFDRIRVKPTRKPEEAQSNRRCEWPGCNRAGAHPAPKGRGREGQYFFYCREHVREYNQQYNYFRGMSDEEIASFQQSAMTGHRPTWNVGTGSGGLGGKGHDWRAFAYAFDVSDPLGIFGADDPREGAAQQRGRRLHNAELKSLRALGLDADASASDIRAQFKSLVMTLHPDQNGGDRSSEDKLREVIQAYKYLKKTGLC; encoded by the coding sequence ATGAAGCTGGATTCGCCCTATTTCGATCGCATCCGGGTCAAGCCGACCCGAAAGCCGGAGGAGGCGCAGAGCAATCGCCGCTGCGAGTGGCCGGGGTGTAACCGCGCCGGCGCGCATCCCGCGCCCAAGGGGCGCGGCCGCGAGGGCCAATATTTCTTCTACTGCCGCGAGCATGTCCGGGAGTACAACCAGCAATACAACTATTTCCGCGGCATGAGCGACGAGGAGATCGCCAGCTTCCAGCAGTCGGCGATGACAGGTCACCGCCCGACCTGGAACGTGGGGACGGGAAGCGGCGGGCTTGGCGGCAAAGGGCACGACTGGCGAGCGTTTGCCTATGCTTTCGACGTGTCCGACCCGCTGGGCATCTTTGGTGCGGACGACCCGCGCGAGGGCGCAGCGCAGCAGCGGGGCCGGCGCCTGCACAATGCCGAGCTGAAATCGCTGCGCGCGCTCGGGCTGGACGCCGACGCCTCGGCCAGCGACATCCGCGCCCAGTTCAAGAGCCTGGTGATGACGCTTCACCCGGACCAGAACGGCGGGGACCGGAGCAGCGAAGATAAACTGCGCGAGGTCATTCAGGCGTACAAATATCTCAAGAAGACCGGCTTGTGCTGA
- the cobS gene encoding cobaltochelatase subunit CobS encodes MSAETTAVDNTPDMKVSVRQVFGIDTDMEVPAFSQASPHVPDLDPDYLFNKETTMAILAGFAHNRRVMVQGYHGTGKSTHIEQVAARLNWPCVRVNLDSHVSRIDLVGKDAIVVREGKQVTEFREGILPWALQSNTALVFDEYDAGRPDVMFVIQRVLEVSGRLTLLDQSRVIRPHPAFRLFATTNTVGLGDTSGLYHGTQQINQGQMDRWSIVVTLNYLPHDEEVNIAAAKVKSFDTPDGRETLSKMVRLADLTRSAFINGDLSTVMSPRTVITWAENSEIFGDIGTSFQLSFLNKCDELERGLVAEFYQRCFGEELPQSGSNVVLS; translated from the coding sequence ATGAGTGCTGAGACCACGGCTGTGGACAACACGCCCGACATGAAGGTGTCGGTGCGGCAGGTTTTCGGGATCGATACGGACATGGAGGTGCCCGCCTTTTCGCAGGCCAGCCCGCATGTGCCGGACCTGGACCCGGACTACCTGTTCAACAAGGAAACCACCATGGCGATCCTGGCGGGCTTTGCGCACAACCGCCGCGTCATGGTTCAGGGATATCACGGCACCGGCAAATCGACGCATATCGAGCAGGTCGCTGCGCGGCTCAACTGGCCGTGCGTGCGCGTCAACCTGGACAGCCATGTCAGCCGCATCGACCTGGTGGGCAAGGACGCCATTGTCGTGCGCGAAGGCAAGCAGGTCACCGAATTCCGCGAAGGCATCCTCCCGTGGGCGCTGCAGTCGAACACCGCGCTCGTCTTTGACGAGTACGACGCCGGCCGGCCGGACGTCATGTTCGTCATCCAGCGGGTTCTGGAGGTCTCGGGCCGGCTGACGCTGCTGGATCAGAGCCGCGTGATCCGCCCGCATCCGGCCTTCCGTCTGTTCGCCACCACGAACACCGTGGGCCTCGGGGACACGTCCGGGCTGTACCACGGCACGCAGCAGATCAATCAGGGCCAGATGGATCGCTGGTCGATCGTCGTTACGCTCAACTATCTGCCGCACGACGAGGAGGTGAACATCGCGGCGGCGAAGGTGAAGTCCTTCGACACGCCCGATGGCCGCGAGACGCTGTCGAAGATGGTGCGGCTTGCCGATCTGACGCGCAGCGCCTTCATCAACGGCGATCTGTCCACGGTTATGAGCCCGCGGACCGTCATCACCTGGGCCGAAAACTCGGAGATCTTCGGCGATATCGGAACGTCATTCCAACTGAGCTTTCTCAACAAGTGCGACGAGTTGGAGCGCGGTCTGGTCGCGGAATTCTACCAGCGGTGCTTTGGTGAGGAGCTGCCGCAGTCGGGCTCAAACGTCGTTCTGTCGTAA
- the cobT gene encoding cobaltochelatase subunit CobT gives MAIQPKRKPDLTEPLRRAISGTTRAIAGDPEIKVTFTSDRPGRDGNTLRVPELPSRVSPKDLAVIRGHADALALNAACHDGKLHARLAPSGADARAVFEAVEQARVEAVGAQRMAGVADNLSAKTNARYDDAPARHVTQAEDAPADEALALLVREALTGAAPPEKARAICDAWRPVIEQRAGDLMHDLAGAVEDQEEFGRILRDMLVALDLAEDQSHDREEQSQAEDEADSEQAETRSEESGEEEQRPVETQEDQSAEAEGAEDTDVSDFAEMDRFDENDQGSERTEGPPRRPNTSVIEAPDDFGYKVFTSEFDETIAAPALCDSEELTRLRSFLDKQLSGHNVAVSRLANRLQRRLLAQQHRAWEFDLEEGILDTAKLARVATDPSQPLSFKAERETEFRDTVVSILIDNSGSMRGRPIMVAACCTDILARTLERCGVKVEILGFTTRQWKGGQSRERWLAAGKPRSPGRLNDLRHIIYKAADEPWRRSRRNLGLMMREGLLKENIDGEALAWAYRRLAGRPEQRRILMVISDGAPVDDSTLSVNSGTYLEQHLREVIREIENRSEVELIAIGIGHDVTRYYNRAVTIADPEELGGAMTEQLAALFDEPTKAERQGRRRSR, from the coding sequence ATGGCCATTCAGCCGAAACGCAAGCCTGATCTGACCGAACCGCTCCGCCGCGCCATCAGCGGGACCACGCGTGCGATCGCGGGCGATCCGGAGATCAAGGTCACCTTCACCAGCGACAGGCCGGGTCGTGATGGCAACACGCTGCGCGTGCCCGAGCTGCCTTCGCGGGTGTCGCCTAAGGATCTGGCGGTCATTCGCGGTCATGCCGATGCGCTGGCGCTCAACGCGGCCTGCCATGACGGCAAGCTGCATGCCCGCCTGGCGCCCTCGGGGGCTGATGCGCGCGCTGTGTTCGAAGCGGTTGAGCAGGCGCGGGTCGAGGCTGTCGGCGCGCAGCGGATGGCCGGCGTTGCGGACAACCTGAGCGCCAAGACCAACGCGCGCTACGACGATGCCCCGGCGCGTCACGTTACCCAGGCCGAGGACGCGCCCGCCGACGAGGCGCTGGCGCTGCTGGTGCGCGAGGCGCTGACCGGCGCGGCTCCGCCCGAAAAGGCCCGGGCGATCTGTGACGCCTGGCGTCCCGTCATCGAGCAGCGCGCTGGCGACTTGATGCACGACCTGGCCGGCGCGGTCGAGGATCAGGAGGAATTCGGCCGCATTCTGCGCGACATGCTGGTGGCGCTCGACCTGGCAGAGGATCAGTCGCACGACCGCGAGGAGCAGAGCCAAGCGGAGGACGAGGCCGACAGCGAGCAGGCCGAAACCCGGAGCGAGGAAAGCGGCGAAGAAGAGCAGCGCCCGGTCGAGACACAGGAAGACCAGTCGGCCGAAGCGGAGGGCGCGGAGGACACCGACGTCAGCGACTTCGCCGAAATGGATCGCTTCGACGAGAACGACCAGGGCAGCGAGCGCACCGAAGGCCCGCCACGCCGTCCCAACACGTCCGTGATCGAGGCGCCGGACGATTTCGGCTACAAGGTCTTCACAAGCGAATTCGACGAGACGATCGCCGCACCTGCGCTGTGCGACAGCGAGGAACTGACGCGGCTGCGCAGCTTCCTCGACAAACAGCTTTCCGGCCACAATGTCGCGGTCAGCCGGCTGGCCAACCGACTGCAGCGGCGCCTGCTGGCGCAGCAGCACCGGGCGTGGGAATTCGATCTGGAAGAGGGCATCCTCGATACCGCGAAACTGGCCCGCGTGGCCACCGATCCGTCCCAGCCGCTGTCCTTCAAGGCCGAGCGCGAGACCGAGTTCCGCGATACGGTCGTGTCGATCCTGATCGACAACTCGGGCTCGATGCGCGGCCGACCGATCATGGTCGCGGCCTGTTGCACCGACATCCTTGCGCGGACGCTGGAGCGCTGCGGCGTGAAGGTCGAGATCCTCGGTTTTACAACGCGGCAGTGGAAGGGCGGGCAGTCGCGCGAGCGCTGGCTGGCGGCGGGCAAGCCGCGGTCGCCGGGGCGGCTCAACGATCTGCGTCATATTATCTACAAGGCCGCAGATGAGCCTTGGCGGCGTTCGCGCCGCAATCTCGGACTCATGATGCGCGAGGGCCTGCTCAAGGAGAACATTGACGGCGAGGCGCTGGCCTGGGCCTATCGCCGTCTGGCGGGCCGGCCGGAGCAGCGGCGCATCCTGATGGTGATTTCTGACGGGGCGCCAGTCGACGACTCAACGCTCTCGGTCAATTCCGGCACCTATCTGGAGCAGCATCTCCGAGAAGTCATCCGGGAGATCGAGAACCGCTCCGAGGTCGAGCTGATCGCGATCGGCATCGGTCATGATGTGACACGCTACTATAACCGCGCGGTGACGATCGCGGACCCGGAAGAACTGGGCGGGGCGATGACCGAGCAGCTTGCCGCGCTGTTCGACGAGCCGACCAAGGCCGAGCGGCAGGGCCGGCGGCGCAGCCGCTAA
- a CDS encoding ribonuclease T2 family protein, which yields MSARTALVVLAVAAAAAVAVALLRSSPDPGGNFAYYTLALSWSPTYCETEDPKGRTAQCRGAPRAFILHGFWPQYERGWPKNCYSGKRPWVPEAVIDGMTDIMPSRGLIIHQYAKHGTCSGLSPETYFDAARAAFEAVRVPERLERLDRPLETKPADIEAAFLAANPELEPDMVAVRCGPERLREVRVCFSKKLGPRSCGANENQARLCPTPTTRVPPVR from the coding sequence TTGAGCGCACGCACGGCGCTGGTCGTCCTGGCCGTCGCCGCGGCAGCCGCGGTCGCGGTCGCATTGCTGCGCTCCAGCCCGGACCCGGGGGGCAACTTTGCCTATTACACGCTGGCGCTGTCCTGGTCCCCGACTTACTGCGAGACCGAAGATCCGAAAGGACGCACCGCGCAGTGCCGCGGGGCGCCGCGCGCGTTCATTCTTCACGGCTTTTGGCCGCAATATGAGCGCGGCTGGCCCAAGAACTGCTATAGCGGCAAGCGCCCTTGGGTGCCCGAGGCCGTGATCGACGGCATGACGGACATCATGCCAAGCCGAGGGCTGATCATTCATCAGTACGCCAAGCATGGCACCTGCTCCGGCTTATCCCCTGAGACATATTTTGACGCAGCGCGGGCGGCGTTCGAGGCGGTCCGGGTGCCCGAACGGCTTGAGCGGCTGGACCGCCCCCTGGAGACGAAGCCGGCGGATATCGAAGCGGCCTTCCTTGCCGCCAATCCGGAGCTTGAACCGGACATGGTCGCTGTACGCTGTGGCCCGGAGCGGCTGCGCGAGGTACGCGTATGCTTCTCCAAGAAGCTGGGGCCGAGGTCTTGCGGCGCAAATGAAAACCAGGCGCGGCTGTGCCCGACCCCCACCACGCGCGTTCCGCCCGTGCGTTAG
- a CDS encoding helicase HerA-like domain-containing protein yields MTSEGGRVFIGKSDKPEHLLLKLANRHGLITGATGTGKTVTLQILSEGFSARGVPVFCADVKGDVAGLSMPGESKPFLEERAQTIDFDDYTYEAFPTVFWDLLGEQGHPIRTTVQEMGPLLLSRLLDLNETQEGVLNIAFRLARDENTPLLDLKDLRAMMVSVSERASELSAEYGNVSTASVGAIQRRLLVLEEQSAEHFFGEPALDVRDFMRTADDGRGIINVLAADKLMANPSLYATFLLWLLAELFEELPEVGDPDKPKLVFFFDEAHLLFDDAPDALLEKVEQVVRLVRSKGVGVYFVTQNPLDVPDTVSSQLGNRIQHALRAYTPREQRAVKAAATTFRQNPDIDTERAIMDLGVGEALVSTLDEEGRPSMVERTLIRPPSSRLGPITESEREMLISESPLMGRYEQALDRESAYEILKERTARKAEAPAEANEERAGEFRIPERPDREESKPERSGSGRQSPVEAFMKSFLRSLGTVLPKLLERLLRRRMR; encoded by the coding sequence ATGACGAGCGAAGGCGGGCGCGTCTTCATCGGGAAGAGCGACAAACCGGAACATCTGCTGCTGAAACTGGCCAACCGCCACGGCCTTATTACAGGCGCCACGGGCACCGGAAAGACGGTGACACTGCAGATTCTCTCGGAAGGGTTTTCGGCACGGGGCGTCCCAGTCTTCTGCGCAGACGTGAAAGGCGATGTCGCAGGACTGTCGATGCCCGGCGAATCCAAGCCGTTCCTTGAGGAGCGCGCGCAGACCATCGACTTCGACGACTACACTTATGAAGCCTTCCCCACCGTGTTCTGGGACCTGCTCGGCGAACAGGGCCACCCGATCCGCACGACCGTTCAGGAGATGGGCCCGCTGCTGCTCTCGCGCCTGCTGGACCTGAACGAGACGCAGGAGGGCGTGCTCAACATCGCCTTCCGCCTTGCGCGCGATGAGAACACCCCGCTTCTGGACCTCAAAGACCTGCGAGCCATGATGGTCAGCGTCTCCGAGCGCGCCAGCGAGCTGTCGGCCGAATACGGCAATGTCTCGACCGCCTCGGTCGGCGCGATCCAGCGGCGGCTTCTGGTCCTGGAGGAGCAATCCGCGGAGCACTTTTTCGGCGAGCCGGCGCTGGATGTGCGCGACTTCATGCGCACAGCGGATGACGGGCGCGGCATCATCAATGTCCTCGCCGCCGACAAACTGATGGCCAATCCGAGCCTCTACGCGACCTTCCTGCTGTGGCTGCTGGCCGAGCTGTTCGAGGAGCTTCCCGAGGTCGGCGACCCGGACAAGCCCAAGCTGGTGTTTTTCTTCGACGAGGCGCACCTGCTGTTCGACGATGCGCCGGATGCGCTTCTGGAGAAGGTCGAGCAGGTCGTCCGGCTGGTGCGCTCGAAAGGCGTCGGCGTCTATTTCGTCACCCAGAACCCGCTTGACGTGCCCGACACCGTTTCCAGCCAGCTCGGCAACCGCATCCAGCACGCGCTGCGCGCCTATACCCCGCGCGAGCAGCGCGCCGTGAAGGCAGCGGCGACGACCTTTCGCCAGAACCCCGACATCGACACCGAGCGCGCCATCATGGATCTCGGCGTTGGCGAGGCGCTGGTGTCAACGCTTGATGAAGAGGGCCGGCCCTCGATGGTCGAGCGTACGCTGATCCGCCCGCCCTCCTCGCGGCTCGGACCGATCACGGAGAGCGAGCGTGAGATGCTGATCTCGGAAAGCCCATTGATGGGCCGATACGAGCAGGCGCTTGATCGCGAGTCGGCCTACGAAATCCTGAAAGAACGCACCGCGCGCAAGGCCGAAGCCCCCGCCGAAGCGAATGAGGAACGGGCCGGCGAGTTCCGGATCCCCGAACGGCCGGATCGCGAAGAAAGCAAACCTGAGCGGAGCGGTTCCGGTCGGCAAAGCCCGGTGGAAGCGTTCATGAAGTCGTTTCTGCGCTCGCTCGGCACTGTGCTGCCAAAGCTGCTGGAACGGTTGCTGCGCAGGAGAATGCGTTGA
- a CDS encoding DUF4332 domain-containing protein, whose translation MSYAIEKIEGIGAKNAEILRNHGITRTHHLLEKGASRKGRKEVAEKTGIDEKKILKWANMCDLMRIKGVGEEYSELLEVAGVDTVKELRNRKPDNLRKAMVDANEKKKLVRQLPSLKQVEGWVKQAKDIDPIMSY comes from the coding sequence ATGAGCTACGCGATCGAGAAAATCGAAGGCATTGGTGCGAAAAACGCCGAGATCCTTCGCAATCACGGCATCACGCGCACCCACCATCTTTTGGAGAAGGGCGCATCGCGAAAGGGTCGGAAGGAAGTCGCTGAAAAGACGGGCATTGACGAGAAGAAAATTCTCAAATGGGCTAACATGTGTGACCTCATGCGCATCAAGGGCGTAGGTGAGGAATACTCGGAACTCCTTGAGGTTGCGGGCGTGGATACGGTCAAGGAACTGCGCAACCGCAAGCCCGACAATCTGCGCAAGGCGATGGTCGACGCCAATGAAAAGAAGAAACTTGTCCGCCAGCTTCCAAGCCTGAAACAGGTGGAAGGCTGGGTAAAACAGGCGAAGGACATCGACCCCATCATGTCCTACTGA
- a CDS encoding cell wall hydrolase, whose translation MGRSLLLLAAIPLVAAGYFVRDSDLIAKGKLFVQAHLLGSGATEIVRPAKTEDSAADAPLPSEATALFRKTGKEPRADRIAELKRTQTVRKRPEVMVASMTPHPGAESLQDGPANTARINRSAKGPRLDPPAGSQVLLSHTSADAPELGETSSGVERASAAILMMAPTAKFGFVDGEEVEDSDPIAWPGRLHLASLKAEDGETLFGGFTEEEFRARELRCMTAAIYFEARGEPRRGQIAVAQVVMNRVRANVYPDTICGVIFQGQWNRNACQFSFACDGKADRPNNKALWARSKELAREVMRGQHWLSDIGYATHYHANYVRPHWARHFKKVKQIGQHIFYKAPDIRVRVADVMDEG comes from the coding sequence ATGGGTCGGTCACTCTTGCTGTTGGCGGCCATACCGCTGGTTGCGGCGGGTTATTTCGTGCGGGACAGCGATCTGATCGCCAAGGGCAAGTTGTTTGTTCAGGCGCATCTGCTCGGCTCTGGCGCGACGGAGATCGTGCGTCCGGCCAAAACCGAGGACTCGGCGGCGGATGCCCCCTTGCCGTCAGAAGCGACTGCCCTGTTCCGGAAAACCGGGAAGGAGCCGCGGGCCGACCGCATCGCCGAGCTGAAGCGCACACAAACCGTGCGCAAGCGCCCGGAAGTCATGGTCGCCTCCATGACGCCGCACCCCGGGGCCGAAAGCCTGCAGGACGGCCCTGCCAATACCGCCAGGATCAACCGCTCGGCAAAGGGCCCGCGTCTGGATCCACCGGCAGGTAGCCAGGTCCTGCTGTCGCACACCAGTGCTGACGCGCCGGAGCTGGGCGAGACTTCCAGTGGCGTCGAGCGTGCGAGCGCAGCAATCCTGATGATGGCGCCCACCGCAAAGTTCGGCTTCGTCGATGGCGAAGAAGTCGAGGACTCCGATCCGATCGCCTGGCCCGGACGGTTGCATCTTGCCAGCCTGAAGGCAGAAGACGGCGAGACGCTGTTCGGCGGTTTCACCGAGGAAGAGTTCCGCGCGCGAGAGCTGCGCTGCATGACCGCGGCGATCTATTTTGAAGCGCGGGGGGAGCCCCGGCGCGGCCAGATCGCGGTCGCGCAAGTCGTGATGAACCGCGTCCGGGCCAACGTCTATCCCGACACTATCTGCGGCGTCATCTTCCAGGGCCAGTGGAACCGCAACGCCTGTCAGTTCTCCTTCGCCTGCGACGGCAAGGCGGACCGGCCGAATAACAAGGCGCTGTGGGCACGGTCAAAGGAGTTGGCGCGTGAGGTGATGCGCGGCCAGCACTGGCTGTCGGATATCGGCTATGCCACGCACTATCACGCGAACTATGTGCGGCCGCACTGGGCGCGTCACTTCAAGAAGGTGAAGCAGATCGGCCAGCACATCTTCTACAAGGCGCCGGATATTCGCGTCCGTGTGGCGGATGTGATGGACGAGGGCTAA